The following coding sequences lie in one Aspergillus puulaauensis MK2 DNA, chromosome 3, nearly complete sequence genomic window:
- a CDS encoding FAD-binding oxidoreductase (CAZy:AA7;~COG:C;~EggNog:ENOG410PJX2;~InterPro:IPR016166,IPR006094,IPR036318;~PFAM:PF01565;~SECRETED:SignalP(1-23);~go_function: GO:0016491 - oxidoreductase activity [Evidence IEA];~go_function: GO:0050660 - flavin adenine dinucleotide binding [Evidence IEA];~go_function: GO:0071949 - FAD binding [Evidence IEA];~go_process: GO:0055114 - oxidation-reduction process [Evidence IEA]) produces MAQRFSWRASAAAALAITPLVTADICSTLEAQGIEIERPLAIQYGSELKNYWSTACGDLRPTCVAYPSSTLEMSAAIKELHNTDGLFAVKSGGHMPNNGFASIQDGLLISTKRLDQAIYNPDDKTALIGPGLDWQDAQKALDDINSGRTVVGGRMGDVGIGGYMLGGGLSFLSSQYGWAANNVVNYEVVLANGTVVDANEKEHSDLFAALKGGGNNLGIVTSYKLQTHPISKVWGGNYVFTADKTPDILQAVRDFTEYYPDDKAAVIVTADHAALINTWIMFLFYDGPEPPKGVFDNFTALNPIDTTKTWDSYNDLLKNNNFFILQGQRYVITTETTPLPSEDVGAEVMQTLYDTWFNITNTVIDVPNVIASMALQPMSRTITEKAKARGGDLLNFSPEQDYLIFEFDFSYAVSASDNRIDAATKNLYSGMNNAISDLIEQGKLPDVYRPLFMNDAYRSQDYWGRIDPQSRELALKARKAYDPEKFFQTRTSGGFRLG; encoded by the exons ATGGCCCAACGTTTCAGCTGGCGTGCAAGCGCTGCAGCGGCCCTGGCCATTACTCCGCTGGTTACTGCAGATATCTGCTCGACGCTCGAGGCACAAGGCATAGAGATCGAGCGTCCGCTCGCAATCCAATATGGCTCCGAACTGAAGAACTACTGGTCTACTGCTTGTGGTGACCTCCGTCCAACATGTGTCGCATACCCGTCGAGCACCCTGGAGATGTCAGCAGCTATCAAGGAATTGCACAACACTGATGGTCTTTTTGCAGTCAAGTCGGGCGGCCACATGCCCAACAATGGCTTCGCCAGTATCCAGGACGGTCTGCTTATCTCCACTAAGAGACTTGATCAGGCCATCTACAACCCGGACGATAAAACTGCTCTCATTGGCCCTGGGCTAGATTGGCAGGACGCACAAAAGGCACTAGATGACATAAATAGTGGTCGTACGGTGGTAGGTGGCCGAATGGGTGATGTAGGTATCGGCGGCTACATGCTTGGAG GTGGTTTGAGCTTCCTAAGCTCCCAGTATGGTTGGGCAGCGAACAATGTTGTCAACTATGAAGTCGTTCTAGCCAACGGTACGGTTGTGGACGCCAACGAGAAGGAGCACTCTG ACCTCTTTGCCGCTCTCAAAGGAGGCGGTAATAACCTTGGCATCGTCACCTCCTACAAGCTCCAAACGCATCCGATTTCAAAG GTCTGGGGTGGAAACTACGTCTTCACTGCTGACAAGACACCCGACATTTTGCAAGCCGTCCGCGACTTCACTGAATACTACCCCGACGACAAGGCGGCCGTTATCGTGACAGCCGACCACGCTGCTCTAATCAACACCTGGATCATGTTCCTGTTCTACGATGGCCCTGAGCCACCCAAGGGCGTCTTCGATAACTTCACAGCCCTGAATCCTATCGACACCACAAAAACATGGGATTCATACAACGACCTA CTTAAAAAcaacaacttcttcatcttaCA GGGCCAACGATATGTAATCACCACCGAAACAACCCCTCTACCGTCCGAAGATGTCGGAGCGGAGGTTATGCAAACCCTGTACGACACCTGGTTCAACATCACCAATACGGTTATCGACGTCCCGAATGTCATCGCATCAATGGCCCTGCAGCCGATGTCTCgcaccatcaccgagaaGGCCAAAGCCAGAGGAGGG GACTTGCTCAATTTCTCCCCCGAACAAGACTACCTGATCTTTGAATTCGACTTCTCCTACGCCGTCTCCGCAAGTGACAACAGGATCGATGCCGCGACCAAGAACCTCTACAGCGGAATGAACAACGCCATCTCCGATTTAATAGAACAGGGCAAGCTGCCTGATGTTTATCGGCCGCTGTTCATGAACGATGCCTACCGCTCACAGGACTACTGGGGCCGTATCGATCCTCAGTCCAGAGAGCTGGCGCTTAAAGCGAGGAAGGCATACGACCCGGAGAAGTTCTTCCAGACACGGACGAGTGGTGGATTTAGACTTGGATAA
- a CDS encoding exoribonuclease II (BUSCO:EOG09260JNY;~COG:J;~EggNog:ENOG410PKE6;~InterPro:IPR012340,IPR001900;~PFAM:PF00773;~go_function: GO:0003723 - RNA binding [Evidence IEA];~go_function: GO:0004540 - ribonuclease activity [Evidence IEA]): MPLILSRARTSGRTIDLGLASRLGRPVSAGARPRSTPWNKPVPSSPVTARRHASNDVKNAHADSSSLSQQSIADIRLKNEFEENRDIRLYLRKWQDITPNVLDPVRHIEMVNTSEHQAPWVGNMINFGSQETDATEDILRQTEEDMSEFLDIADAGEGMHDYLEPGDLVAFKTLDEVLRFNIYVRSVEKQQQFYTSKGKWRIANSKDIDFVVKGFATAADVAPLLRHFPDTIAELQPEMQSAIEGGVPREAGAHLLQMVGDFASQVHELYLANCTRFDSIHDIVADDEKQLQMSLDELACKTLEIEPDQLNDVIRYAVHQAARQFPFLIDKDRSTMFTNQYVIYPVPFSTVLEKVMTWYHEHQRLLVSTSSGSGDSIELRNNPVQRFVIKAQRLIRQSRKFRSPTTVGNVGPSSHRFLPGQDNNPASYREMPTEAFTGSDKLILRFLQLWCTPPRRMSSAALRSAGSHILRSTVMYSGVELNAGTAALLLQELGVFTPWENLNVLDQDLGLPGHGTHSNALWSEVQQECDKLEKHGLHDKMKKMRKDWGKLPVYCVDAVDAEEIDDGVSLERIPGSDDTFWIRVHVANPSAFIDANGTIMDYAASRMQTVYVPERTYPMLPKSLTQNHFSLAPGRPSLTFSAKMNLKGELLDTEVANGVVRNVIYLTHDKLRSAFGVNPSESMAPLTVGGQIADQAARTGLRDKLSPEDEDTFHTLRQIMLAFREQRRNSGAMELPQSLETRVSVSAGNVRMKPNDVQLEHAGYMLGDPIIKLCPQKKDPHEILDMTKHDLISTIMNLACWVSAKWCAERSIPTVYDGTYYHPEYTPVTKDNISEYGGQGYLQLAAPRGVSSSHPLPHTPLGLDAYAKTTSPLRRYTDLIAHYQIEAALRFEHKHGRRINAQTDTDTDTDNSSVLPFSRDAVEEYISQSRWKRNRIRSVDQASKQFWACMLLFRAFYFGECELPKTFECIVHRPFNQTLLAGGGAPFDNVHMGQITSLGVRCSITAPPEMTDVDILSVVEAKITGVNPARAIVTMEATRVVRPFRRVGDWA; the protein is encoded by the exons ATGCCGTTGATACTTTCCAGAGCCCGGACTTCCGGTAGGACGATCGATCTGGGCCTTGCTTCCAGACTCGGCCGTCCGGTCTCCGCCGGCGCTCGCCCGCGTTCAACTCCATGGAACAAACCGGTGCCGAGTTCGCCGGTGACAGCTCGGCGGCATGCAAGTAATGATGTTAAG AATGCGCACGCAGACAGCAGCTCGCTTTCACAGCAATCCATCGCGGATATTCGACTGAAGAACGAGTTTGAGGAGAACAGAGATATCAGGCTTTATTTACGAAAATGGCAGGATATTACTCCGAACGTTTTGGATCCCGTTCGCCACATCGAAATGGTAAACACATCAGAGCACCAGGCGCCGTGGGTTGGAAATATGATCAACTTCGGCTCACAAGAAACCGATGCGACAGAGGATATACTCCGGCAGACAGAGGAGGATATGTCCGAATTTCTTGACATTGCTGATGCGGGAGAGGGTATGCATGATTACTTGGAACCGGGTGACCTGGTAGCTTTCAAGAC CCTTGATGAGGTGTTGAGATTTAATATCTATGTCCGGTCCGTCGAAAAGCAACAACAATTCTACACGAGCAAGGGGAAATGGCGCATTGCCAATTCGAAAGATATCGATTTCGTGGTGAAGGGGTTTGCGACGGCGGCCGATGTAGCCCCGTTGCTTCGGCATTTTCCAGATACCATCGCTGAGCTTCAGCCCGAGATGCAATCTGCGATCGAGGGTGGAGTGCCACGGGAAGCGGGGGctcatctcctccagatGGTTGGCGATTTTGCTTCGCAGGTCCACGAACTTTACCTCGCCAATTGCACTCGCTTCGACAGCATTCACGACATagtcgccgacgacgagaagCAACTGCAAATGTCTTTGGATGAGCTCGCTTGCAAGACACTGGAAATTGAGCCTGACCAACTGAATGATGTGATCCGTTATGCCGTTCACCAGGCAGCCCGCCAGTTCCCCTTCTTAATCGATAAAGACCGAAGTACCATGTTCACCAATCAATATGTCATTTATCCTGTTCCGTTTTCAACGGTACTTGAGAAGGTCATGACTTGGTATCACGAGCACCAGCGCTTGCTCGTCTCTACATCTTCGGGCTCCGGAGATTCCATAGAACTAAGAAATAACCCGGTGCAAAGATTCGTCATCAAAGCACAGCGATTGATCCGACAGAGCCGGAAGTTCCGATCACCGACTACGGTGGGTAATGTAGGCCCGTCATCGCATCGCTTTCTTCCTGGACAGGACAACAACCCGGCGTCGTATCGGGAAATGCCTACTGAAGCTTTCACCGGCAGTGATAAGCTTATTCTCAGATTCCTGCAGCTTTGGTGCACTCccccgaggaggatgtcctCCGCTGCTTTACGGTCCGCTGGCTCACATATCCTACGTTCAACGGTCATGTATAGTGGGGTCGAGCTAAACGCGGGAACGGCTGCTTTGTTACTGCAGGAGCTCGGGGTGTTTACGCCGTGGGAGAACTTGAACGTCTTGGATCAAGATTTGGGTCTTCCCGGACATGGAACTCATTCTAATGCTTTGTGGAGCGAGGTTCAGCAGGAATGCGATAAGCTCGAGAAGCATGGACTCCATGATAAGATGAAGAAAATGCGGAAAGACTGGGGCAAGCTGCCCGTGTATTGTGTTGACGCAGTCGATGCGGAGGAGATTGACGACGGTGTCTCCCTTGAGCGCATTCCAGGGTCGGACGATACGTTCTGGATCCGTGTCCATGTTGCTAACCCATCTGCATTTATCGACGCCAACGGCACGATCATGGACTATGCAGCCTCTCGGATGCAAACGGTCTACGTTCCAGAAAGGACCTATCCAATGTTGCCAAAAAGTCTGACACAGAATCATTTCAGTTTGGCACCTGGCCGGCCTTCCTTGACATTTAGCGCCAAGATGAACCTGAAGGGCGAGCTTTTGGATACGGAGGTAGCCAATGGTGTTGTCCGGAATGTCATTTATCTCACACACGACAAACTCCGCAGCGCCTTTGGGGTTAACCCATCAGAGTCCATGGCACCATTAACTGTGGGAGGGCAGATTGCGGACCAAGCTGCGCGTACCGGTCTACGTGATAAGCTATCtcctgaagacgaagacaCGTTCCACACTCTACGACAGATCATGCTCGCATTCCGCGAACAGCGCCGTAATAGTGGCGCCATGGAATTGCCCCAATCCTTGGAGACACGCGTTTCAGTCAGCGCTGGAAATGTGCGCATGAAACCGAACGACGTACAACTAGAACACGCAGGCTACATGCTAGGCGACCCGATTATCAAACTATGCCCGCAAAAGAAAGATCCCCACGAAATCCTAGATATGACCAAACACGACCTCATCTCCACAATAATGAACCTCGCCTGCTGGGTCTCCGCCAAGTGGTGCGCAGAACGCAGCATCCCAACCGTATATGACGGTACCTACTACCACCCCGAATACACACCCGTAACAAAGGACAACATCTCCGAATACGGCGGCCAGGGATACCTCCAACTCGCCGCCCCTCGAGGTgtctcatcatcccaccCACTCCCCCACACCCCTCTCGGCCTCGACGCATACGCCAAAACAACCAGCCCCCTGCGCCGCTACACCGACCTCATAGCCCACTACCAGATCGAAGCCGCGCTCCGCTTCGAGCACAAGCACGGCCGTCGCATCAACGCTCaaacagacacagacacagacacagacaaCTCCTCAGTCCTCCCATTCTCCCGCGACGCGGTAGAAGAGTACATCTCGCAATCCCGCTGGAAACGCAACCGCATCCGCAGCGTCGACCAAGCATCCAAGCAGTTCTGGGCTTGCATGCTGCTCTTCCGCGCGTTCTATTTCGGCGAGTGCGAGCTGCCAAAGACCTTCGAGTGTATCGTGCACAGACCGTTTAACCAGACGCTGCTGGCCGGGGGCGGAGCGCCGTTCGATAATGTGCACATGGGCCAGATTACCTCGCTGGGTGTGCGCTGCTCCATCACGGCGCCGCCGGAGATGACTGATGTTGATATTCTGAGCGTGGTGGAGGCCAAGATTACCGGTGTTAACCCGGCGCGTGCGATTGTTACGATGGAGGCGACGCGGGTCGTTAGGCCGTTTAGGCGTGTGGGAGACTGGGCGTGA
- a CDS encoding uncharacterized protein (COG:S;~EggNog:ENOG410PTEQ), which translates to MPTTAAAAATSTCHQKLYEIPTHDAACAMPMNSTYHSLMTNCCGAASVTAYDECDYYCLAQGQTVGDLAECLIKGSAAGQVWCNAAANGTASASASATATATTTKTETETETGTGTGVNGAGVVSVKSVGVLALLAFAGVVV; encoded by the coding sequence AtgcccaccaccgccgccgccgccgcaactTCGACCTGCCACCAAAAACTCTACGAAATACCTACGCACGACGCCGCCTGCGCCATGCCCATGAACAGCACGTACCACTCTCTAATGACAAActgctgcggcgctgcatcCGTAACCGCCTACGACGAGTGCGACTACTACTGTCTCGCGCAGGGCCAGACCGTGGGTGATCTCGCCGAGTGTTTGATTAAGGGCTCGGCGGCCGGCCAGGTATGGTGTAATGCGGCGGCGAATGGGACGGCTAGTGCTAGTGCCAGTGCAACTGCAACTGCAACTACAACCAAGACCGAGACTGAGACCgagactgggactgggactggagtgaatggggctggggttgtgAGTGTCAAGTCTGTTGGGGTTTTGGCGCTTTTGGCGTTtgcgggggttgttgtttga
- a CDS encoding uncharacterized protein (SECRETED:SignalP(1-28);~TransMembrane:4 (n7-18c23/24o47-66i73-91o97-116i128-149o)): protein MTTLLKTIPVSLLSVLLAHAAFSRFSHGKFAPWWYAFQIYHAPDDGSTAAIITPYIDLLISVVLLFGRQSLRISAAAVSLLFFVIGLAMQVAAGKKYIGDVALVVLGITAVWGILTTSEETRGNQASAFSRGFWVISISAVLFQLFIAFY, encoded by the coding sequence ATGACCACCCTTCTCAAAACCATCCCAGTCAGTCTTCTCtctgttcttctcgcccaCGCTGCCTTCTCCCGCTTTTCGCACGGCAAGTTCGCACCATGGTGGTACGCTTTTCAAATATACCATGCACCAGACGATGGGTCAACGGCTGCCATTATCACGCCTTATATCGACCTCCTTATCAGCGTGGTTTTACTATTTGGGAGACAGAGCCTAAGGATCTCTGCTGCGGCCGTTAGCCTGCTCTTCTTCGTTATAGGGCTGGCTATGCAAGTTGCTGCCGGGAAGAAGTATATAGGGGATGTTGCCCTCGTTGTACTTGGGATTACTGCTGTTTGGGGGATATTGACGACATCTGAGGAGACACGGGGCAATCAGGCTTCAGCTTTCAGCAGAGGCTTCTGGGTTATATCTATCTCCGCTGTGCTTTTCCAGCTTTTTATAGCATTCTATTGA
- a CDS encoding uncharacterized protein (COG:S;~EggNog:ENOG410PVKC;~InterPro:IPR036291), with product MSHNILITGASGYLGGTLLARWKAAHLPAYNTLYALVRSDQQAHSVKAYGAEPLILDLKDLETVTRTVVQKEISIIYFLVDAFNVHVQKALIGALEQVKEKTGRDVHFLHTTGAKAFSSHVGMDGATRLLDTDPRLYEIQKTTVSPIPIFSQIARTNTDIIDTAEAAGVRSYIFAPCIVYGEGEGFGNRISIQDVAIVRAAKAAGRVYRVDSDRPVWPVCHIHDNTELYLQILRQILQGKDVGHGKEGFFLAASGSVAWDEIYQAFAKALAKRGVIETDEVELADESGLEKMAKGLDLQNGTVAIQLGGGCNFTAAHGSKIGWKPQYAPEHILEVADEEVEQILKSL from the exons ATGTCCcacaacatcctcatcaccggcgcctCAGGCTACCTGGGCGGCACTCTGCTCGCCCGCTGGAAAGCCGCCCACCTGCCCGCATACAACACTCTCTACGCCCTCGTGCGGTCCGACCAGCAAGCACACTCCGTAAAGGCATACGGCGCCGAACCACTCATCCTCGATCTCAAGGACCTCGAAACCGTAACTCGCACAGTCGTGCAGAAGGAAATCAGCATAATCTATTTCCTGGTCGACGCATTCAATGTCCACGTGCAAAAGGCCCTAATCGGGGCCCTGGAgcaggtcaaggagaagacCGGGCGCGACGTGCACTTCCTACATACGACTGGCGCAAAGGCGTTTAGTTCGCATGTTGGCATGGACGGTGCGACACGGCTCCTCGATACGGACCCGCGGCTGTACGAGATCCAGAAGACGACTGTCTCGCCTATTCCGATTTTTAGTCAG ATCGCACGCACAAACACCGACATAATCGACACAGCCGAGGCCGCCGGGGTAAGGAGCTACATCTTCGCCCCGTGCATCGTCTACGGTGAAGGCGAGGGATTCGGGAACCGCATCTCAATCCAGGACGTGGCGATTGTTCGTGCCGCAAAAGCTGCGGGGCGAGTTTACAGAGTGGACTCGGATCGGCCGGTGTGGCCTGTCTGTCACATTCACGATAACACCGAGCTCTACCTGCAGATTCTGCGGCAGATCCTGCAGGGTAAGGACGTCGGACACGGTAAGGAGGGGTTCTTCCTTGCTGCATCGGGGAGTGTAGCATGGGACGAAATCTACCAGGCGTTTGCGAAGGCGTTGGCAAAGCGCGGTGTCATTGAGACTGATGAGGTCGAGCTTGCGGATGAATCGggtttggagaagatggccaaggGACTTGATTTGCAGAATGGGACTGTTGCGATTCAGCTTGGGGGAGG GTGCAATTTCACAGCTGCGCATGGCAGCAAGATCGGGTGGAAGCCTCAGTATGCGCCGGAGCATATTCTCGAGGTAGCTGATGAGGAAGTCGAGCAGATTCTAAAGTCGCTTTAG